The Syntrophotalea acetylenivorans genome contains the following window.
GTGCCTTCGGCGATCCGTTGGCGCAGGATTTCCGCATCGATACCGGCAGCCTCGGCAGCCTGTTGCATTTTATCGGAGACGATGCCCTGGCGGGCGAGTTCGAGCTGGGTCATTAGTCTACCTTTCAGATCTCTTACATGTAAGTTTTTGCGAACGCTTCATAAATCTCAGGGTTGATAAAGAGGATTCATTGCTCAGTTCGATCAATTGTTCTCATCAGCTTTTGCGCTGCGGCAAAGTGATTGACCGGCCCGTGGCCGGCACCGAGATCGGGGGCGGTGCGGATCGCCTCGGTGATAAATTCTTTGGCCAGGGTGACCGCCTGCGGCAGAGGGTGACCGCTTGCCAGCAGGGCGGCGATGGCGGCTGAACTTGTGCAGCCGGTGCCGTGGGTATTGCGACAGTCGATGCGTTTAGCCGGCAGACGGTACAGGGTCTCACCGTCCAGCAGCAGATCGATGGCTTCCCCCTCGAGATGGCCGCCTTTGAGCAGCACGTTGCGCGCCCCGAGCTGCTGCAGCCGTCGCCCGGCCTTTTCCATGTCTGCTTCGTTATACACCGGCAGGCCGGTTAGCTCGGCGGCTTCCGGCAGATTGGGGGTGAGCAGATAGGTTTGGGGCAGCAACTGGTTGCGGCAGGCTTCGACGGCTTCCTGTCTAAGGAGCGGGGCGCCGCCCTTGGCGATCATTACCGGATCGACCATTGCCAGTAGACCGTGCTGTTTTAGGCGGTCGGCGACCAGGCGAACGATGCCGGCGTCGAGGAGCATACCGGTTTTAATCACCTCCGGGGCGAGATCGTCCAACACCGCTGCCAACTGTTCGTCGACAAAGTCGACAGGCACCGGGTGAATGCCCCGTACCCCGCAGGTGTTCTGGGCGGTCAGGGCGGTGATGACGCTCATGCCGTAGCTGCCCAGCAGGGTGATGGTTTTCAGGTCGGCCTGGATGCCGGCCCCGCCGCCGCTGTCGGAACCGGCCACGGTCAGCACCCGGCCATGGGGGACAGGTTGACGTCGGTTGAACTGCAGGGCGATTTCACGGGCCGCAAGGGCCGGCGCGGGGTCGGCCATAACGGCTGATATCAGGGCGATAGAATCAGCACCGGCTTCGATTACTTCGCCGACCCGATCGCGGTTGATGCCTCCGATAGCTACCAGAGGTACGTCGATGGCTTGGCGAATGGCACGCAAGGTATCGAGGCCGATATGCACCGCATCGCTTTTGCTTCCGGTCGGATAGATGCTGCCGACAGCCACGTAGTCGGCCCCGGCTTCTTGTGAAGCGACCGCCTGCTCAACGGTACGGTTCGAGGTGCCGATAATTTTATCCGGACCGAGTAAAGTGCGGGCCGCAGCGACAGCCATATCCTGCTGGCCGAGGTGCACGCCGTCGGCCTGACAGTCCATGGCCAGATGCGGATCGTCATTGATAATGAACAGGGCTCCGGCCTGTCGGCACAGGTCGGCCAGTTGTTTGGCCTCGCTTTGTATTTCGGCGGCAGAGCGGTCCTTGGCCCGGTACTGAACGATGGCCGTCCCACCTTGCAGGGCCGCGCGTACCTTGGTGAAGAGCTGTTCACCTCGCGCGCCATCGGTAATGAGATAAAGGCCGGTCAGTTTGTCTGTTTTACTGTCATTCATGGCCAGAAGTCTTTCGGTCCTTGCCGTTGGGCAAAATAAAAACGCCACGGTCGGTTGCGGGACACGTGACGATAGAAACGGTAATCGGCTCTAGTCACCGCTTCCCTCCGCCGGTATGACCCGGATCAGGTTCTAAGGGTCGCTCCGCCCTTGACGGAACTCT
Protein-coding sequences here:
- the thiD gene encoding bifunctional hydroxymethylpyrimidine kinase/phosphomethylpyrimidine kinase, giving the protein MNDSKTDKLTGLYLITDGARGEQLFTKVRAALQGGTAIVQYRAKDRSAAEIQSEAKQLADLCRQAGALFIINDDPHLAMDCQADGVHLGQQDMAVAAARTLLGPDKIIGTSNRTVEQAVASQEAGADYVAVGSIYPTGSKSDAVHIGLDTLRAIRQAIDVPLVAIGGINRDRVGEVIEAGADSIALISAVMADPAPALAAREIALQFNRRQPVPHGRVLTVAGSDSGGGAGIQADLKTITLLGSYGMSVITALTAQNTCGVRGIHPVPVDFVDEQLAAVLDDLAPEVIKTGMLLDAGIVRLVADRLKQHGLLAMVDPVMIAKGGAPLLRQEAVEACRNQLLPQTYLLTPNLPEAAELTGLPVYNEADMEKAGRRLQQLGARNVLLKGGHLEGEAIDLLLDGETLYRLPAKRIDCRNTHGTGCTSSAAIAALLASGHPLPQAVTLAKEFITEAIRTAPDLGAGHGPVNHFAAAQKLMRTIDRTEQ